The genomic DNA TTGAACAATATTGCTCGGCAATTCCAATCGGAACAGCAATCGGACAGAGTTGGAATACTGACTTAGCAGAGCAAGTTGGTAATCTAGTCGGTAAGGAAATGAAAATTTTTGGTATTCATATTTGGTTGGCTCCTGCCTTGAATATTCACCGAAATCCTTTGTGCGGAAGGAATTTTGAATATTACTCAGAAGACCCATTGATTAGTGGAAAGATGGCAGCTGCGATTACTATCGGGGTTCAAAAACTAGATAAGTTAGGGGTTTCAATCAAACATTTCTGTTGTAATAACCAAGAGACGAACCGAATGTGGAATAATTCAATTGTAAGTCAGCGTGCATTGCGTGATTTGTACCTAAAAGGGTTCGAGATTGCTATCAGAGAGAGTGATCCTGCAACAGTTATGTCCTCCTACAATTTATTAAATGGTGAACATGCATCTCAAAGAGAAGATATACTAGAGACTATTTTACGTAAAGAATGGGGATACAAAGGTTTAGTCATGTCAGACTGGGTAACAGCGGGACTTTCAGGAAAAAGTAAAAATACATATCCATCAGCAATTGCTTCGGGAAGTATTAAAGCTGGCAATGATTTGATGATGCCAGGTGGAGTTCACGATTTCCAAGATTTAATGAAAGCACTGAACTCAACTGAAGTCACCTACCCAATTACAAGGGTAGAATTGGAAAGAAGTGCTACAAGGGTAATTGAATTAATTGTAAAATTATCAGGAAAAAATATCTAGAATTTATACTTTAACCTTCGGTTACAAGCCGAAGGTTGAAGTGTTTTATCCTGTTTAATAACTGATAAGACTGTAACTCAAAAAGGTCATGCTTGATAAAATCAGTTAGCTGTTATGTCAATTATTGAACCAGAACTCGTTTCGGCTAAGTCTACGGCTCTATCTGTGGTATTTAGTCTGGATAATCTGAATCGCGAGTGAAATGATGCTTACCCTAGTTTACTAAGGTATAACTAAGAAATTATTTGATTCAATTTTGTGAAGACAGTTTCTATCATTATTACCAAGTCTATGAACAAATAGAAAGTATTAAAGTGAGCAAATTAAGTTACTTTAATATATTTTCGTATTTATTGTTTTATATAAACCTAGTTTATAAGAAGATAAAACTATGGATGTCTAGTTAATTTCAAGGAGAAAATAAATGAAAGAAATTAAAGATATTGTAAAAAGTTTAACCTTAGAAGAAAAAGCAAGTCTTTGTCAAGGTTCTAGTTTTTGGGAAACAAAAGAGATTAAGGAGAAAGGAATTCCAGCCATTCTGATGACAGATGGTCCTCATGGCTTACGAAAAGAGTCGGAAGAAAAAGATCAATATGGTATGAATTTGAGTTTACCAGCAACCTGCTTCCCAACAGCATCTTCCATCGCAAATTCATGGAATGAAGACCTCATTTGGCGTGTAGGTGAGGCACTGGGCAAGGAGTGTATTGCAGAAAATGTATCAATTCTGTTAGGACCGGGTGTCAATATCAAACGAAGTCCCCTTTGCGGTAGAAACTTCGAGTATTTTTCTGAAGATCCTTATCTATCTTCACACATGGCAAAGAGTCAAATCTTAGGTATCCAAAGCATGGGTATAGGGGCGAGTCTCAAGCATTTTGCTGTTAATAACCAGGAAACACAACGGATGACCGTAGATGCAAAGGTTGATGAACGCACCTTACGAGAAATATATTTGGCAAGCTTTGAAACAGCGATAAAAATTGCAAAACCTTGGACCATTATGGCTGCCTACAATAAAGTCAATGGAGAATACTGTTGCGAACATTCACATCTACTGAATGAAATTCTTAGGGACGAATGGCAATATGACGGAGTCGTCCTATCAGACTGGGGAGCCACTAATAATCAAATTGTCGGAATTCAAAATGGGTTTGATTTGAGAATGCCTTTTAATGGCGATTATTACACCAAGGTTTTGATAGAAGCAGTGGAAACTGGGAAATTGGCCGAGTGTGTTTTAGATAAAACAGTGACGAGGATTCTGACACTTGTGAAAAAATGTATAAAAAATGAATTAACCGCGACTTTTTCGAAGGAGGAACACCATCAACTTGCTGTGGAAGCTGCGATTGAAAGTGCAGTATTATTAAAAAATGAACACTCTACATTGCCCATAACTCGAAATACGAAGATTGCCATTATCGGAAGATTGGCACAACACATTCGTTATCAAGGCGGTGGTAGTAGTCATGTCATTCCTAGTAAGTACAAAACGTTGCTAAATGTTCTTGAGGACGATTATCCAGATGTTGAGTACACATATTCACCTGGCTACCGTCTAAAACAGGATGTGGACGATTCTCAATATATTTCAGAAGCGTTGATTGCAGCTGAGACAGTTGATGCAGTGCTGTTTTGTTTGGGCTTACCAAATACCTGGGAAAGTGAAGGATTGGACCGCAAGCATTTGGAAATTCCTAAAAACCAACAACATCTCCTCAAACAATTATCAGCCTTAAATAAACCAATTATCTGCTTATTATTTTCTGGTTCTCCAGTAGAAATGCCTTGGTTAGGGAATGTTGAGTCGCTCTTATATTTCTCTACAGCTGGTCAAGGAATGTCTGAAGCTGCATGGAAATTAGTATTTGGGGAGAGAAATCCCTCGGGTAAACTTGCCGAAACTTTCCCAATTTCTCTATCTCACACACCAACGAGCTTGACGTTTCCAGAGAAAGAGCAAGCAAACTATGCTGAAGGAATTTATGTGGGCTATAGATACTACGATAAGAAGAAAATATCTACCCTTTTTGATTTTGGTTTTGGGCTCTCTTATACAAGTTGGGAATACCAGAATTTAAATATCAGCCAATCTTGTCTGGATTTTACGAAGGAAGAAAGTCTGATTGTTTCTGTCGATGTGACGAATACCGGATCAAGGGCAGGTCGAGAAATTGTACAACTATATGTGTCTAAAGAAGAACCAAAAGTGCACCGCCCAATAAAAGAATTAAAAGGCTTTAAAAAAGTGTTCTGTTTGCCAGGAGAAACTAAAACGGTAACCTTCATACTGGATAGGAGAAGTTTTGCATACTATGAAGAGAAAATCCATGATTGGTACGTAGAAGACGGAAACTATCTTATTATGATAGGCAAATCTGTAAGAGATATCGTTCAACAAGAAATCCTGAAAATAAATAACAATCCACTTCCGGTTATGTTTAGTCCACAAAGCACAGTCGGAGAAATCAGGGAACACCCTGCTGCAAGCGAAGTGTTGAAGGCAGTTTTCAGTAAAATGATGCCTCCGAAAAAAACGGAGAATAAAACAGTTAATGACATAACTGATGAGGAAAATTTCACAGATAAAGCAATGGCTTATGATTCAATGGCAGAAGCTATGCCATTGATAAAAATTTCTGACATGACTGCAGGACTAGTCACGATTGAAGCCATCTATCAGATAGTCGAGCAGCTAAATCAAGCAGTAATGAAGAGTCAAAGAAATTGAGATAAAATACACTGATATTGAACTGCTAATAGGGGATTGATTACATAGAATATTTTTTGTATATATAACAATCTGAAATTATTCTCTTTCTACCTTCGGGCCATGGCCGAAGGTTTCTTTGTATTTTTCGTAAAAATAGGTTTTATTGTTGAATCCTGTAATTCTAATGACTATTGAAATAGAAGTTTGTTTGAATTATACAAAATGAGTGCAAGCCATCGAATATACATCTCAAAATGAAAATGTATTTTGAACGTTAAGTCGGATTGTCTTTATTATTGTCAATGAACTATCTGTATATTTGATACAATTTATCATGAGAATTGTTCTTTATTAACACAACAATTTAACTTATAATTTGTTTATAAATTCACAAAAAACTAAAGGAGGTTGTCTATGGCAACATTTTACGTTCCAGCGGTCAACTTGATTGGTCGCGGTTGTGTTAATGACATCGGTGGTTATGTCAAGGAATTGGGCTACAAAAAAGCCCTGCTTGTGACAGATGCATTTCTGCTGACAAGTGATATTCTAGCAAAAGTGACCAAGCCACTCGATGAAGTAGGTGTAGACTATGTGGTCTTCAGTCATGTGGATCCAAACCCAACCTGTAAAAATGTTTACGATGGTTTGGCTGTCCTGCAGGAAAATGACTGTGACTTTATCATCTCAGTTGGCGGCGGGTCTCCACAGGATGCGGCTAGCTGTATTTCCATCATGGCGACCAACGGTGGAAAACCGCAAGACTATGAAGGTCTTCATAAGTCTGAGAAAAAAGGGTTGCCAGTTGTAGCGATCAATACAACTGCAGGTACCTCAGCTGAGATTACGATTAACTATGTGATTACCGACGAAGACCGCAAGGTCAAAATGGTGATGGTGGACAAAAACAGTCTAGCTGTGATGTCTGTCAACGACCCTGAGCTCATGTTGTCCAAACCAGCGGCTCTTACTGCCGCAACAGGTATGGATGCCTTGACTCATGCCATTGAAGCCCTGGTGACACCAGGTGCCTACGGTGTGACCAAGAAACTGTCCATGGGTGCAATCGAGCTGATCAAAGAATACTTGCCACGTGCGGTCGAAAATGGTCAGGATATTGAGGCGCGTGAAGCCATGGTTCATGCCATTTTCCTTGGTGGCATGAGCTTTAACAATGCTGGTCTGGGTTATGTGCACTCCATGGCGCACCAACTGGGAGCTGTTTATGACCTGCCACATGGTGTCTGCTGTGCCATGATTTTACCAATCATCGAGAAAGAAAATGCCAAACGGGTGCCAGCTGCCTTCCGTGATGTCGCAAAAGCTTTGGGACTGGACATTGCTGGTAAATCCGATGAAGAATGCGCAGACTACGCCATCGCACAAATTGAAGAATTGTCCGCTAAAGTTGGCATTCCGAAAAAATTGACCGAGCTAGACATCAAAGAAGAAGACTTCGACTTTAAATACCTGTTTAAGAATGCCTTGATTGATGCCTGCGCACCAGGCAACCCATTCATGCCAACCTTGGAAGAAACAATCGCATTTTATAAAGAATTGTTTTGAGAAATATGATAATTAAACAATATAAATGTAGTCGTTAGGATGAAATTCTTAGCGACTTTTTGTCATTAGCTATAAAAGTTTGATTGGTGGTTGATAGGTTATATCAGTACAAATGTTTTTTTCAAATATATTCAAAAAAGCAGTGCCTGTTGGCTCTGCTTAATACTAATTTGAAATTGGAGCTATTTTTTTTGGATTTGCCATGCATTTTCTACTTCAGATAAAGTTAAGTCCTTGGTTGAAGTGAATATTTTGTTAGCATGATTGAGTTCTGCTCCACCAACTGCGATTGAAAAAATATTTGCTGAATTTATTGCAGTAACACCTGCCACAGAATCTTCGATTGCAATACATTCTTCAGGTTCACATTGGATAGATTTGGCAGCCTCTAAAAAAATATCTGGTGCAGGTTTACCCTCAGTAATGTTTTCAGGGTTAACTATTGCTTGAAAAGACCTATCAAGTTCTAGTTTTTTAAGAATATATGGTCCATTTTTAGATGATGAAGCCAAAGCAAGTTTAATACCATTTCTTTGTAAATCTTGAATAAATGTTTCAATACCAGGGAGTATATTTTTTGGAGTAAGTTTTTCAAGTGATTCGACATACAATAAATTTTTCTCTTCACAGAGTTTCATAAAGTCATAATCAGAGATTGAAATTTTCAGGTATTTTAAAATGACTCGAAGAGAATCTTCTCGACTAACACCTTTTGTTTTTTCCTCAATAGAATCAGGGAGATTAAGCCCGAAGTGCTTAAAAATAATTTGCTTCCATGCATTGAAGTGTAACGGAGCAGTATCCGCAATCACACCGTCTAAATCAAAAAGAGCACCTTTAAACATAATATTTTCTCTCCATCTTTAATTTTTACTTACTTCATTATAGTATTAAAAGAAGAGAGGATTCAATCACTTCTGAACAGATAATTATGCTCTTTTTACAGTTTATTAAATGACTATGGAAGAATAGATGGTTAATTTTTACGCATTTCATTAGGTGTCTTGCCGAAGAATTTTTTGAATTGGCGAAAGAAGTAACTAGGTGAATTAAAGCCAGATTCTAATGAAATTGTCTCGATAGAATAGTCAGTATTTCTCAGTAATTCCTTTGAATAGAGTAACCTTTTTTCAAGAACAATCTTTTGAAAACTTTTACCTGTAACCTGCTTTAGCTTATTACTTAAATAGTTAGGATTATAAGAAAATTTATCAGCAACTTCAGCGATATCAATATCTTTAAAATGTTGATCAATATATGATAAGATTGGGGCAAAATTAAATTTTAATAAACTGTTTTGATAGATATTCTCCTCCTGGTAAATCCGAATCAATTCCATCAATAATATTTGTAAATATTGAAACAAGAATAGTTGAGCTTGCATTTTATTGTCGAGATGTTCACAGAGCATGAGTTGAATAAGACTATGGATAGTTGAAGATTTATTAGTATGAAAAATAATAAATTTATCATGTTTTGCTTGAGTATTGAAAGCATCTGCTAGAAATTGAGTTAATATACTCGAAGAGTCTTGTAATTTGTATAAGAAGAGTGTATCAAAGGTTTCTTCGTTTAGAAGAATGTTTATGAGAATATCCTCTTCACCTAGGGCATTGATAGAATGTGGGACATCACGATCTAGTACAATTAAATCACCTTTTGAAAGCGATACAGTTTCTCCATTTATTTCTTGAGTACAGTGACCGTTATATACATATACCATTTCAATAAAATCATGTAAATGAGTAATCATAGGAGCAAAACGGTTATGTCGACTTAAGAAAATGGAACTGTCCCCAGTAAAAAATATCTCTTTTGGTAATCTCGCAACTTTGAAGGCAGGGTCGATGTATGTATCTTTACTTGTATCAGATTGAAATGGATAATCATTTATTGAAAGGCCTGTTTCTTTTTGCTTTTTCTCATATTCATTTATTTCAAAGAGGAAATTTTCTAAGATATTAATTTTCAAATCGTTCACTCCAAAATCTGTATTTAGTTCATTATATAATACATTTAATGCATTGTAAACGGATACATCGGGATTTATAATATATTTATAAAAAATCAAAAAAATTTTTGGAGGACATAGCCGTGGGTATGAAAGAAAATAAATATGCCTTACCTGTAAGCGAAAGAATAACATATGGTTTTGGTAATTTGGCAGCGAACTTAATGATCACCACAGCAAATGCATTTATTACATATTTCTATACTGATGTAGTTGGACTAACGATATCAGTTGTTGGAACAATTTTGTTATTTGCCCGTGTATTTGACGGTGTTGCTGACTTAGTGATGGGAGCAATTGTTGATAAGACATCTTCTAGCAAAGGAAAAGCGAGACCATGGATTAAGCGTATGATTATTCCATATGGATTAGCCCTTACATTATTGTTCACTTCACCGAGTTTTCTACCGGATGAGATGAAAGCAATTTATGCATTTGTTACCTATGTTATTTCACTTGCTGGTGTTTATACTATGACTATGGTTCCCTATTCAGCGTTGATTGGGACCGCAACGCCTGATCCAAAGGAGAGGGGTTACTTATCAACTTCTCGAACAATTCTTGGATTCATTGGAGCTTTCTTGGTTAATGGTGTAGTTCTAAAAATTGTTGAAATGTATGGTGCAGTTACTGAAACTTCTTCATGGACTAAAATGGCGGCAACACTTGGTTTAATTTCAATTGTCTTGCTAACTATTCTTTATGGAAATTCAAAAGAAAGGGTGCTGGAAACCAGTGAGGCTATCAGTGCCGACAATGCACAAAAATTCTCCACAATTGATAATATAAAGGCCATGGTTAAAAATAAATATTGGTTAATTATCATTTCAGTCATTTTGATTAGTTTTATTAATGCTGGTCTTATGGGAATCAATATTTTTTATGCACAATGGATTTTGAACGATATGAGCAAAGTTGGCTTGATTGGCATGTTGTCATTTGCTCCAATTATTGCTGGCTGTCTATTTGCACCGTTATTGTTAAGTCGATTCTCTAAACGGACGATTATGATAATTGGTACAGTGCTTAGTTTAATAGGTGGTGTAATATTAGCTCTATTCCCAAGTAATTTCACAATGATTGCAGCTGGTTTGGTTGTTAGAGGATTGGGGATTGCACCTGTATCAGTTGCCAGCTTTGCGATGTTAGGTGATATTGCTGATTATGGAGAATGGAAAACAGGAATTCGGTCAGACGGAATCATTTTTGCGGCAGCAACTTTTGGTGAAAATGTGGGTTCTGGATTGGGAGGCTGGATTTTAGGTATGGTAATGGCACTTGGTGGCTATGTTGCAGGGGCAGCTACTCAAACAGCATCAACTTTGTTTGCAATAAAAACAGTATTTGCTTATATACCTTTTATATTAGGGGTTGTGAGTGTCATTTTAATCCTCTTTTATGATTTGGATAAAAAACTTCCTAGTATTATTAAGGACTTAGAAGCCCGTAAAGGACACGAATGATAAATTAGGGGTAAGTAATTAGCTTACTCCTTTGTATTTTGGAAAGTAGGAAAATAATGAAATTAACAGAAAAACCATTTTACTTGGATGATGAAGCAGTTGCGTGGGTTGAAGATACATTGGAAAGTTTAACTATAGATGAGAAAATAGGCCAACTATTTTTACCAATAGGTTATTCGACAGAAAAAGAATACTTGGATCATTTGGCTTCTTTTAACATTGGAGGATTATTTTTCAGACCTGGAAATGCAGTAGAAGTAAGAGATACCTATCAGTATATTCAAGAGATTAGTAAAGTTCCACTATTAACAACTGCAAACTTAGAAGACGGAGGAAATGGTGCTGCCTTTGAAGCGACAGCATATGGTCGTCAAATGGCTGTAGCAGCAGCTAATGATCCCAAATTTGCTTACAAACTTGGTGAAATTGCTGCTAAAGAGGGAAAGGCAGTTGGAGTCAATTGGGCCTTCGCACCTGTAATTGATTTGGATTTTAACTTTAGAAATCCGATCACAAATGTTCGAACTTATGGTAGTGATATTGAAAAAGTCATTGAAAATGCTAAAGCCTATACGAAAGCATTTCACGAGCAAAATGTAATGACTTCTATAAAGCATTTTCCCGGTGATGGTGCTGATGAGCGGGATCAACACTTATTGACATCTGTTAACCACCTATCAATGCCGGCTTGGGAAAAAACATTTGGATTGGTTTATAAAGAGTTAATTGATTTTGGTACCAAGGCAGTCATGGTGGGGCATATTGCTTTACCAGCTTTTACTGGAGATGATATGCCAGCGACATTGAGTCCAAAAATTTTGAAAGATTTACTTCGGAAACAACTTGGGTTTAATGGTTTGGTCATTACTGATGCTAGTCCAATGGTGGGATTCTGTGCAGCAATGAAGCGAAGTGAGGCAGTTCCATATACGATTGAAGCGGGCTGTGATATGCTATTATTCAATCGGGTTTTTGAAGAAGATGTTCAGTATATGAAAGATGGACTAGCAAATGGAATTCTATCTCATGAGAGATTGGACGAAGCTGTTACTCGGGTATTAGCTACTAAAGCATCTTTAGGCTTACACAAACAAATCGAACATGGTTCAGCAATGTTTGAAGATAGAAAAAAAGACCAAGCGGAACTTGCTGATCGTGCTGTAACACTTGTGAGAGATAGCCAACAATTGCTTCCCCTATCTCCCGAAAAACACAAAAGAGTTCTGCTTCAAATGTTAGGAAATTTCGATTCGAATGAACGCGTAAGTCAAAAGGTAAAAACTGAGCTTGAACAACTCGGTTTTGATGTGACTGTTTATGAACCCGAAACGAACTTTTGGGATTTAGAAACTGTGCAGAGTTTTTCAAGTAAATATGATATTGTGTTGTATGTAGCTAATATTGAAAATGCAAGTAATCAAACTGTTGCACGAATAAATTGGCATACTCTGTTTGGATTAGGAAATAATCTTCCTTGGTTTGTAAAGGAGATTCCAACTTTGCTAGTTAGTTTTGGAAATCCTTATCATTTGTTTGACTTACCAATGGTTGAGACTGTTGTAAATGCATACTGCAACTATGATCATTTTATTGAAGCAGGGATTTCGAAATTAGTTGGCAATAGTCCATTTAAAGGTGTCAGTCCAGTTAATCCATTTTGTACCAATGATCTATTAGAGGAGTTAAACAATGCAGATTGACCAATTAAAAGTAAACGGGGTAAGCACTCCATTAGGCTATCATTTTGATTATTTAACATTTTCTTGGAGATTTCAAAGCTCTGAATTTCACGAACAGTTAACCTTTAAAATTGAAATATCAAAGGATGATTGCTTCGAAGAAATAGTATTTAGTGGAGTGACAGATAGTTATTACAATACATATACTGTAACGACTGAATTTCTTGAACCACGGATTAGATACTTTTGGAGAGTAAGTGTTGATGAAGTTTCCGCAACTAGCTATTTTGAAACTGGAAAAATGTATGAACCCTGGGATGCAGATTGGATTAGCTATGAGGAACCAACTATTGAATCAGTTACATTTAAAAAAACATTTTCTGCTGAGAAAAAAATAAGTTCTGCACGCTTATATTCCCTTGGTCTAGGGCTTTATGAAGTTTTTATCAATAAAAGGAAAGTTGGAGATGAATACCTTACTCCTGGTTACCATAGTTATGACCTCATTCAGCAGTATCAAACCTATGATGTAACAGAGTTTTTACAAGACAGTAATGAGGTAACTTTTCTTGTTGGTAATGGTTGGTATAGAGGTCGGTTTGTTTTTGAAGGTGGTTTTGAGAATATTTATGGAGATAAACAAAAACTAATTGCAGAACTCCATATTTTATATAGCGATGGTAGTACAGAAATCATCAAAAGTGATACGACTTGGAATGCCATTACAAATGAAATTGTTGAAAATTCAATCTATGACGGAGAAATAATTGATTTTTCATCGAAGTGTAAGCCACTGACAGTCATCATGGATAAGGCAAGTAAACAATTATTACGTGAGAGAATTGATTTACCAATTTGCAACATGGAAAGTCTTGAACCTTATATTTTCAGAGATACAGCTAACAACCTCCTACTTGATTTTGGACAAGAAATTACAGGTTGGATTGAAGGCGTTTTACCAGCTAACAAGCCTAAAGTTGTATTTAAATTTGGAGAGATTTTGCAAGATGGTCAATTTTATTCAGAGAATCTTCGGACAGCCAAACAGGAATTTGTCATTCTAAACAATGAAAAAGAACGAATCATTCGTCCTAGATTTACGTTTTTCGGTTTTCGATATGTAAAAGTTGAAGGATTAAATGAAGCGGAAGCTCGGAGATTCTCTGCAAAAGTTCTTCATAGTGTGTTAGAGGAAAGATTTGAATTTTCATCTTCCCATAGAAAATTGAACCAGCTAATTAGCAACATCAGGTGGAGTCAAAAAGATAATTTTCTAAGTATACCAACAGATTGTCCACAAAGGGATGAGAGAATGGGATGGACTGGTGATATAACAGTATTTGCAAATACTGCTTCATATAATATGGAAACTAGGGCGTTTTTAGGTCATTTCTTAAAGATGGTTGAGTTGGAACAGGAACAACTGAATGGAGCGGTTCCCTTTTTTGCACCATATCCAAAATTAGCAGATAAAGACGCTCACAATCCGTTTCTTAAATCAGCAGGTTCGGCGGTCTGGGGAGATGCAGCAACAGTTCTTCCAATAACGCTGTTTCGCCACTTTCGCGACCTAGGTCTTTTAAAATCACACCTTTCAATGATGATGAATTGGGTAGACTATATTTATCATCAAGATGAAAAACATGGTGGGAAAAGATTATGGGATTTTGGTTTTCAACTTGGTGATTGGCTTGCACTCGATTTGGGTATTCCCGGTACAGTATTTGGGGCAACTGATTCAGCTTTAATAGCGACAATTTACTATTATTACTCAGCAAGCAATACAGCCAAAGCACTCAAATTATGTAATGATTCAAGAGCGTCTTTCTATTCAAAACTAGCTCTTGAAATCCGTACTGCATTGTTGACTACTTACTTTATCGGTGATGAATTAAATTTAATTCCTGTCACCCTACAATCCGAGGTTGAACTAAACCGTCAAGAGATGGGACGATTATTTGGTGGAATTGATATTTCGACAAGAGTTGACACACAAACAGGTCTCTCCCTTTTGTTACGGTTTGGAATCTATCCTTCTGAATCTGCTCGTCTAAAACTAGTTAACAAATTAAAAGAAAGGATGATTGAATCAGGCGGAGCATTGACAACTGGCTTCGTAGGAACTCCTGAATTACCTCATGCACTTTTTGAAAGTGAACTTGTTTCGGAAGCATATTCGCTCTTGTTTAGAGAAACTTCTCCAAGCTGGTTATTTGAAGTAAATATGGGAGCAACGACAACTTGGGAAC from Streptococcus oriscaviae includes the following:
- a CDS encoding glycoside hydrolase family 3 C-terminal domain-containing protein → MKEIKDIVKSLTLEEKASLCQGSSFWETKEIKEKGIPAILMTDGPHGLRKESEEKDQYGMNLSLPATCFPTASSIANSWNEDLIWRVGEALGKECIAENVSILLGPGVNIKRSPLCGRNFEYFSEDPYLSSHMAKSQILGIQSMGIGASLKHFAVNNQETQRMTVDAKVDERTLREIYLASFETAIKIAKPWTIMAAYNKVNGEYCCEHSHLLNEILRDEWQYDGVVLSDWGATNNQIVGIQNGFDLRMPFNGDYYTKVLIEAVETGKLAECVLDKTVTRILTLVKKCIKNELTATFSKEEHHQLAVEAAIESAVLLKNEHSTLPITRNTKIAIIGRLAQHIRYQGGGSSHVIPSKYKTLLNVLEDDYPDVEYTYSPGYRLKQDVDDSQYISEALIAAETVDAVLFCLGLPNTWESEGLDRKHLEIPKNQQHLLKQLSALNKPIICLLFSGSPVEMPWLGNVESLLYFSTAGQGMSEAAWKLVFGERNPSGKLAETFPISLSHTPTSLTFPEKEQANYAEGIYVGYRYYDKKKISTLFDFGFGLSYTSWEYQNLNISQSCLDFTKEESLIVSVDVTNTGSRAGREIVQLYVSKEEPKVHRPIKELKGFKKVFCLPGETKTVTFILDRRSFAYYEEKIHDWYVEDGNYLIMIGKSVRDIVQQEILKINNNPLPVMFSPQSTVGEIREHPAASEVLKAVFSKMMPPKKTENKTVNDITDEENFTDKAMAYDSMAEAMPLIKISDMTAGLVTIEAIYQIVEQLNQAVMKSQRN
- a CDS encoding iron-containing alcohol dehydrogenase; the encoded protein is MATFYVPAVNLIGRGCVNDIGGYVKELGYKKALLVTDAFLLTSDILAKVTKPLDEVGVDYVVFSHVDPNPTCKNVYDGLAVLQENDCDFIISVGGGSPQDAASCISIMATNGGKPQDYEGLHKSEKKGLPVVAINTTAGTSAEITINYVITDEDRKVKMVMVDKNSLAVMSVNDPELMLSKPAALTAATGMDALTHAIEALVTPGAYGVTKKLSMGAIELIKEYLPRAVENGQDIEAREAMVHAIFLGGMSFNNAGLGYVHSMAHQLGAVYDLPHGVCCAMILPIIEKENAKRVPAAFRDVAKALGLDIAGKSDEECADYAIAQIEELSAKVGIPKKLTELDIKEEDFDFKYLFKNALIDACAPGNPFMPTLEETIAFYKELF
- the pgmB gene encoding beta-phosphoglucomutase: MFKGALFDLDGVIADTAPLHFNAWKQIIFKHFGLNLPDSIEEKTKGVSREDSLRVILKYLKISISDYDFMKLCEEKNLLYVESLEKLTPKNILPGIETFIQDLQRNGIKLALASSSKNGPYILKKLELDRSFQAIVNPENITEGKPAPDIFLEAAKSIQCEPEECIAIEDSVAGVTAINSANIFSIAVGGAELNHANKIFTSTKDLTLSEVENAWQIQKK
- a CDS encoding AraC family transcriptional regulator encodes the protein MNDLKINILENFLFEINEYEKKQKETGLSINDYPFQSDTSKDTYIDPAFKVARLPKEIFFTGDSSIFLSRHNRFAPMITHLHDFIEMVYVYNGHCTQEINGETVSLSKGDLIVLDRDVPHSINALGEEDILINILLNEETFDTLFLYKLQDSSSILTQFLADAFNTQAKHDKFIIFHTNKSSTIHSLIQLMLCEHLDNKMQAQLFLFQYLQILLMELIRIYQEENIYQNSLLKFNFAPILSYIDQHFKDIDIAEVADKFSYNPNYLSNKLKQVTGKSFQKIVLEKRLLYSKELLRNTDYSIETISLESGFNSPSYFFRQFKKFFGKTPNEMRKN
- a CDS encoding MFS transporter, which translates into the protein MKENKYALPVSERITYGFGNLAANLMITTANAFITYFYTDVVGLTISVVGTILLFARVFDGVADLVMGAIVDKTSSSKGKARPWIKRMIIPYGLALTLLFTSPSFLPDEMKAIYAFVTYVISLAGVYTMTMVPYSALIGTATPDPKERGYLSTSRTILGFIGAFLVNGVVLKIVEMYGAVTETSSWTKMAATLGLISIVLLTILYGNSKERVLETSEAISADNAQKFSTIDNIKAMVKNKYWLIIISVILISFINAGLMGINIFYAQWILNDMSKVGLIGMLSFAPIIAGCLFAPLLLSRFSKRTIMIIGTVLSLIGGVILALFPSNFTMIAAGLVVRGLGIAPVSVASFAMLGDIADYGEWKTGIRSDGIIFAAATFGENVGSGLGGWILGMVMALGGYVAGAATQTASTLFAIKTVFAYIPFILGVVSVILILFYDLDKKLPSIIKDLEARKGHE
- a CDS encoding glycoside hydrolase family 3 protein; the protein is MKLTEKPFYLDDEAVAWVEDTLESLTIDEKIGQLFLPIGYSTEKEYLDHLASFNIGGLFFRPGNAVEVRDTYQYIQEISKVPLLTTANLEDGGNGAAFEATAYGRQMAVAAANDPKFAYKLGEIAAKEGKAVGVNWAFAPVIDLDFNFRNPITNVRTYGSDIEKVIENAKAYTKAFHEQNVMTSIKHFPGDGADERDQHLLTSVNHLSMPAWEKTFGLVYKELIDFGTKAVMVGHIALPAFTGDDMPATLSPKILKDLLRKQLGFNGLVITDASPMVGFCAAMKRSEAVPYTIEAGCDMLLFNRVFEEDVQYMKDGLANGILSHERLDEAVTRVLATKASLGLHKQIEHGSAMFEDRKKDQAELADRAVTLVRDSQQLLPLSPEKHKRVLLQMLGNFDSNERVSQKVKTELEQLGFDVTVYEPETNFWDLETVQSFSSKYDIVLYVANIENASNQTVARINWHTLFGLGNNLPWFVKEIPTLLVSFGNPYHLFDLPMVETVVNAYCNYDHFIEAGISKLVGNSPFKGVSPVNPFCTNDLLEELNNAD